In Nicotiana tabacum cultivar K326 chromosome 19, ASM71507v2, whole genome shotgun sequence, one DNA window encodes the following:
- the LOC142173227 gene encoding 11S globulin seed storage protein 2-like, translating into MAVTTKLLLAILLTAFLLSATNAVRDFQGQQGRQEGQRGTRLTEAQQCRLTRLTASQPTNRIESEGGVTELWDENEEQFQCAGVAPMRSVIRRNSLSLPNFHPMPRLVYIERGQGLIGITYPGCAETFQSQSQPFQAGREPREERGQGRRSDQHQKVHRIRQGDVVALPAGAAHWCYNDGEEELVAVSVNDLNHRSNQLDQNLRAFYLAGGVPESGRQQTQEGQRLQSRQRFQNIFRAFDTELMAEAFNIPAEIVRRMQEEQQSERGLIVNVREGMRMIRPDEEEGEFEEEQGRPRRGQQWWEEATGNGLEENICTMKIRTNLEHRTQADIFSRQAGKINHVNRQKLPILKYMDMSASRGTLYPNALLTPHWSVNSHCVVYVQRGEAQVQVVDHSGQQVMNDRVNQGEMFVVPQYFASTVRAGQNGLEFVVWRTSSEPMNSQLAGYTSVIRAMPIEVLTNAYQISPNEAQRLKTNRGGESFLLSPQRRSF; encoded by the exons ATGGCGGTCACCACTAAACTCCTTTTAGCTATACTCCTCACTGCTTTTCTCTTGTCCGCAACAAATGCAGTTAGAGACTTTCAGGGCCAGCAAGGCCGTCAGGAGGGTCAGAGAGGCACTCGTCTGACTGAAGCCCAACAATGCCGTTTAACAAGGCTCACTGCTAGCCAGCCCACTAACCGAATTGAGTCAGAGGGCGGCGTCACTGAGCTGTGGGACGAGAACGAGGAGCAATTCCAGTGTGCTGGAGTTGCTCCCATGAGGAGTGTCATCCGCCGCAATTCTCTTTCCCTGCCTAATTTCCATCCCATGCCTCGCTTGGTTTACATTGAGCGGGGCCAGGGACTGATTGGCATTACTTACCCTGGCTGTGCTGAGACTTTCCAATCTCAGTCTCAGCCCTTCCAGGCTGGCCGAGAGCCAAGGGAAGAGAGGGGCCAAGGCCGCAGAAGTGACCAACACCAGAAGGTCCACCGCATTCGCCAAGGAGATGTCGTGGCACTTCCAGCTGGTGCTGCTCATTGGTGTTATAATGATGGTGAGGAGGAGCTCGTTGCCGTCTCTGTCAATGACCTCAACCACCGGTCCAACCAGCTTGATCAGAACTTGAGG GCATTCTACTTGGCTGGTGGAGTACCAGAAAGTGGAAGGCAACAAACTCAAGAAGGCCAAAGACTACAGAGCAGGCAGAGGTTCCAAAACATTTTCCGTGCTTTCGACACAGAATTGATGGCTGAGGCCTTCAACATCCCAGCCGAGATTGTAAGGAGGATGCAAGAAGAGCAGCAGAGCGAACGTGGACTAATTGTGAATGTGAGGGAAGGAATGAGAATGATTAGGCCcgacgaagaagaaggagaatttgaagaagagcaaGGGCGACCACGACGAGGACAGCAATGGTGGGAGGAAGCAACCGGAAATGGCTTGGAAGAAAACATTTGCACAATGAAAATCCGCACCAACCTTGAACACCGAACACAAGCTGACATCTTCTCAAGGCAAGCCGGCAAAATTAACCATGTCAATCGCCAAAAACTTCCCATCCTTAAATACATGGACATGAGTGCTTCTAGAGGCACCCTCTATCCG AATGCATTGTTGACCCCACATTGGTCAGTGAACAGCCACTGCGTGGTATACGTGCAAAGAGGAGAGGCACAAGTGCAAGTAGTAGACCACAGTGGACAACAAGTGATGAACGACAGAGTGAACCAGGGAGAAATGTTTGTGGTTCCTCAGTACTTCGCCTCAACAGTGAGAGCAGGACAGAATGGATTGGAATTTGTGGTGTGGAGGACAAGCAGTGAGCCAATGAACAGCCAACTTGCAGGTTACACATCAGTGATCAGagccatgcctattgaggtccTCACCAACGCCTACCAGATTTCTCCGAATGAAGCACAGCGCTTGAAGACGAACAGGGGTGGAGAGAGCTTTCTCCTATCTCCCCAGCGAAGGTCCTTTTAA
- the LOC107814935 gene encoding patellin-4 yields the protein MREEAVVPVDIIDDMSSENDDEQHHISDQPAGQLACPLDLKSSRINALLRLRCRVEDAILGGYIYGKNKHKLLSSRLCITEDLRDISLWDVPLLPSKGNPSTDIVLMNFLRAKDYSVYDAFKMLRKTLRWRRDFRVADILDEKFSPELESLWYTNGKDKEGRLLCYNVFRNIKNKELEEEIWGRHHHHQECLRWRVHIMEKAIQQLDFKQGGVNSILQIIDLGNSPGNSWKEVRWINRKMMSLVHDHYPGIIYKNIFINVPVWFSTVHALNLRMITQRSKNTFIFVKPSKVTETLLKYICPENLLAQYGGLKTENDVEFSTDDKVLEISLKPCSIGLIKIPVKEVEVTITWDMMVVGNEVTYREEFIPDDDCSYRVLLQEEKKMVESTVRNSFHIREEGKIVITIDNPTYKKKTAFYRYKTKPSVPIYMYLK from the exons ATGCGGGAGGAAGCTGTTGTGCCTGTGGATATAATTGATGATATGAGCAGtgaaaatgatgatgaacaaCATCATATCTCTGATCAGCCTGCAGGCCAATTAGCTTGTCCTCTTGACCTGAAATCTTCAAGAATTAATGCTTTGCTTAGACTACGATGTAGGGTGGAAGATGCCATTCTTGGTGGTTACATTTACGGCAAAAATAAACACAAATTGCTCTCTTCCAGATTATGTATTACAGAAGATTTGAGGGACATTTCTTTATGGGATGTTCCTTTATTGCCAAGTAAAGGGAACCCGAGCACAGATATTGTTTTGATGAATTTCTTGAGAGCCAAGGATTACAGCGTTTACGACGCGTTCAAGATGTTGCGAAAGACGTTGAGATGGAGGAGGGATTTTAGAGTTGCTGATATTCTTGACGAGAAATTTAGTCCTGAGCTTGAGAGTTTGTGGTACACAAATGGCAAGGACAAAGAAGGCAGGCTTTTGTGTTATAATGTGTTTAGGAATATTAAGAATAAAGAATTggaagaggaaatttggggtaGGCATCATCACCACCAAGAATGCCTTAGGTGGAGAGTACATATTATGGAGAAGGCAATTCAACAACTTGATTTTAAACAAGGAGGGGTTAATTCCATTCTTCAGATTATTGATTTGGGAAATTCACCAGGAAATTCATGGAAAGAGGTTCGTTGGATTAATAGGAAAATGATGAGCTTGGTTCATGATCATTATCCTGGAATCATCTACAAGAAT ATATTCATTAATGTTCCTGTTTGGTTTTCGACGGTGCATGCACTTAACTTGAGAATGATCACACAAAGAAGCAAGAACACGTTCATATTTGTGAAGCCATCAAAAGTTACAGAGACCCTTCTCAA GTATATTTGTCCGGAAAACTTATTGGCTCAATATGGTGGACTCAAAACAGAGAATGATGTTGAGTTTTCAACTGATGACAAAGTTTTAGAGATAAGCCTCAAACCATGCTCAATTGGCCTAATTAAAATACCGGTCAAAGAG GTTGAGGTGACCATAACTTGGGATATGATGGTGGTGGGAAATGAAGTGACTTACAGAGAAGAATTCATACCAGATGATGATTGCTCATACAGAGTGTTGCTTCAAGAAGAGAAGAAAATGGTGGAGAGTACTGTACGGAATTCCTTTCATATTAGAGAAGAAGGGAAGATTGTTATCACTATTGATAATCCTACTTACAAGAAGAAAACAGCCTTCTACAGATACAAGACTAAACCTAGTGTACCCATTTATATGTACCTAAAGTAA